The following coding sequences are from one Delphinus delphis chromosome 19, mDelDel1.2, whole genome shotgun sequence window:
- the MYBBP1A gene encoding myb-binding protein 1A, with protein sequence MAETESTDVAEPPAPGEAPKSGARPVDRHGLLKHSREFLDFFWDIAKPQQETRLEATEKLLEYLRARPEGSSELKYSLKRLITGLGVGRETARPCYSLALAQLLQAFEDIPLCSILQQIQEKYDLQKVKKGLVRPALFGNLFGVLALFQSGRLVKDSEALMQSVKLLQVLGQHYSHLQEQPQKALVDILSQVPEAMLQEVLPKVLKPDLNSVLGSPEHLELFLLAQQKVPKKLEKLMGPVNLFSDESIPRLVTVLKMAATSVKKERKLPAVALDLLRLALQEDSFPRFWKEVVEQGLLKKQFWPASYLCFRLLGAALPLLSKEQLQLVMQGDLIRHYGEHMVTAKLPSQFKFAPEMNEYVGAFLKGCQDDPERQLALVVGFTSVTNQGLPVVPTFWRVTQFLSLPALKGYVAWLRDMFLQPNLDSLVDFSTNNQKKAQDALFHGPERAVFRLRKWLIFRLVSIVDNLHAEKEETLIEEVARFCFFHSFFETKKPMSQIPETEQHFSHPLDSRTREVVGSAFFSLLQTLSTQFRQAPGQTQDGQPWTYHLVRFADLLLSHSRNVVPLVAFTTQQRQAWDRTLKTLKELEAQSSEAKATAFQHLLLLVGIHLFKSPTESCDLLGDIQTCIKKSLGEKPRRTRSKATNPQEPPWVEVLLEVLLALLAQPSHLMRQVARSVFSHICSHLTPRALQLILDVLNPEESQNEDDNVVVTDASERQLLGDAEDESSDDGEDKGNEDSESDEEESNDEESDEEERDGDVDQGFREQLRAVLQAGKALGGADGEDDDELGDEAMMALDKNLASLFAEQKLRIQARRDEKNKLQKEKALRRGFQIRVLDLIEVLVTKQPENPLVLEVLEPLLHVIRRSMRTSSAKQEQDLLHKTARIFMHHLCRSRHYCRNVGDRVETLYAQLERLVQQAGRQADSSVCLYYFNASLYLLRVLKGNTVGKSTCKAQKKEKAATDAGTQPQGPEAASCLDLGLVTPIYSSALSSFLTKRSSPLTAPMFLSLFSRHPMLCKNLLPIVVEHVASHTRPRHQAQACLLLQKTLPTRELRLCFKDPEWEQLLDQILAKVTETLRTLGEAETKSGRQKELSSLELLNVLFRNIHHEKLTMDLTAVLGVLQSQQPRLQQGLQQGAHSAGSSRLYDLYWQAMKFLGVQRPKSEKKDAKEVPKATPSPISMKRKKKGFLPETKKRKKRKSEGATQEEAAKPSAAGGDQPPSTGKRKRKIKHKGPAQSQAQGLPASKSPTPEPPATSPSSPAKTPKPQKKNRKLSQVSRATPVSPESPKEPAAKKRQKNLPQKGVSGKSPQSALPRRKARLSLASRSPSLLQSGVKKKGQLRKAKKL encoded by the exons ATGGCGGAGACGGAGAGTACGGACGTTGCTGAGCCTCCGGCTCCGGGAGAGGCCCCGAAGAGTGGCGCCCGGCCTGTCGACCGTCATGGCCTGCTCAAGCACAGCCGCGAGTTTTTGGATTTCTTCTGGGACATTGCGAAGCCGCAGCAGGAGACGCGGCTTGAGGCCACGGAGAAGCTGCTGGAGTATCTGCGCGCAAGGCCAGAG GGATCATCCGAGCTGAAGTACTCCCTGAAGCGCCTAATCACTGGGCTCGGGGTCGGACGAGAAACAGCCCGGCCTTGCTACAGTCTGGCCCTGGCGCAG CTGTTACAGGCTTTTGAAGACATCCCCTTGTGCAGCATCCTGCAGCAGATACAAGAGAAATATGACCTGCAGAAGGTTAAGAAG GGGTTGGTGAGACCTGCTCTCTTTGGAAACCTGTTTGGGGTGCTAGCCCTCTTTCAGTCAGGCAGGCTGGTGAAG GACTCGGAGGCACTGATGCAGTCGGTGAAGCTGCTGCAAGTCCTGGGCCAGCACTACAGCCACTTGCAGGAGCAGCCCCAGAAGGCCCTGGTGGACATCCTCTCGCAG GTCCCAGAGGCCATGTTGCAGGAGGTCCTGCCAAAAGTCCTCAAGCCCGACTTGAATTCAGTACTTGGTTCCCCTGAGCACCTGGAGCTCTTCCTCTTGGCCCAGCAGAAGGTGCCCAAGAAGCTGGAGAAGCTGATGGGACCGGTCAACCTGTTCTCAGATGAGAGCATCCCCAG GCTGGTGACTGTGCTGAAGATGGCGGCCACCTCTGTGAAGAAGGAACGCAAGCTGCCTGCTGTGGCTTTGGACCTGCTCCGCCTGGCGCTCCAGGAAGACAGCTTCCCACGGTTCTGGAAGGAAGTTGTGGAACAAGGGCTCCTGAAGAAGCAGTTCTGGCCGGCCAG CTACCTGTGTTTCCGCCTGCTGGGCGCGGCCCTGCCCCTGCTGTCCAAGGAGCAGCTGCAGCTGGTGATGCAGGGGGACCTGATCCGCCATTACGGGGAGCACATGGTCACTGCTAAG CTCCCGAGCCAGTTCAAGTTTGCTCCAGAGATGAATGAGTACGTGGGGGCCTTCCTGAAGGGCTGCCAGGACGACCCCGAGCGGCAGCTGGCCCTGGTGGTGGGCTTCACGTCCGTCACCAACCAGGGCCTCCCCGTCGTGCCCACCTTCTGGCGGGTCACGCAGTTCCTGAGTCTCCCCGCCCTCAAGGGCTACGTGGCTTGGCTGCGGGACATGTTTCTCCAGCCCAACCTGGACTCCTTGGTGGACTTCAGCACCAACAACCAGAAGAAAGCCCAGGACGCCTTGTTCCACGG GCCGGAGCGAGCCGTGTTCCGGCTACGGAAGTGGCTCATCTTCCGCCTGGTCAGCATCGTGGACAACCTGCACGCGGAGAAGGAGGAGACCTTGATTGAGGAGGTGGCCAG gttttgttttttccactcaTTCTTCGAGACAAAGAAGCCCATGTCCCAGATCCCTGAGACCGAGCAGCACTTCTCTCACCCCCTGGACAGCCGGACCCGGGAGGTGGTGGGCAGTGCCTTCTTCAG CCTGCTGCAGACCCTCAGCACGCAGTTCCGGCAGGCGCCGGGGCAGACGCAGGACGGGCAGCCCTGGACCTACCACCTGGTGCGGTTCGCAGACCTGCTGTTGAGCCACAGCCGCAACGTGGTTCCCCTGGTGGCCTTCACCACGCAGCAGCGCCAGGCCTGGGACCG GACTCTGAAGACTCTGAAAGAACTGGAGGCCCAGTCCTCAGAGGCCAAGGCCACTGCCTTCCAGCACCTGCTACTCCTGGTGGGCATACACCTCTTCAAG TCCCCCACAGAGAGCTGTGACCTCCTGGGCGACATCCAGACCTGCATCAAAAAGAGCCTGGGGGAGAAGCCCCGTCGGACCCGTTCCAAGGCCACCA ACCCGCAGGAGCCGCCGTGGGTGGAGGTGCTGCTGGAGGTCCTGCTGGCCCTCTTGGCCCAGCCCAGCCACCTGATGCGCCAGGTGGCCCGAAGTGTGTTCAGCCACATCTGCTCCCACCTGACTCCACGTGCCCTGCAGCTCATCCTGGAT GTGCTAAACCCCGAGGAGAGCCAGAATGAGGACGACAACGTGGTGGTTACAGACGCCTCTGAGCGGCAGTTGCTGGGGGATGCGGAG GACGAGAGCTCGGACGACGGCGAGGACAAGGGCAATGAAGACTCAGAGAGCGACGAGGAGGAGAGCAATGACGAGGAGAGCGACGAGGAGGAGCGGGACGGGGACGTGGACCAGGGCTTCCGGGAGCAGCTGCGGGCGGTGCTGCAGGCAGGGAAGGCGCTG GGCGGAGCTGACGGCGAGGACGACGACGAGCTGGGGGATGAGGCCATGATGGCCCTGGACAAGAACTTGGCCAGCCTCTTTGCCGAGCAGAAGCTGCGCATCCAGGCCCGGAGGGACGAGAAGAACAAGCTACAGAAGGAGAAGGCACTGCGGCGGGGCTTCCAGATCAGG GTCCTGGACCTGATCGAGGTGCTGGTGACCAAGCAGCCCGAGAACCCCCTGGTCCTGGAGGTGCTCGAGCCACTGCTGCACGTCATCCGGCGCAGCATGCGCACCAGCAGCGCGAAGCAGGAGCAGGACCTGCTGCACAAGACGGCCCGCATCTTCAT GCACCACCTGTGCCGCTCCCGGCATTACTGCCGCAACGTGGGCGACCGCGTGGAGACTCTGTACGCCCAGCTTGAGCGGCTGGTGCAGCAGGCCGGTCGCCAGGCTGACTCCTCTGTCTGCCTCTACTACTTCAACGCCTCCCTCTACCTGCTCCGGGTCCTAAAGGGCAACACTGTGGGCAAGTCCACCTGCAAGgcccagaagaaggagaaagcCGCCACTGACGCCGGCacccagccccagggcccagaG GCTGCCAGCTGCTTGGATTTGGGCCTCGTGACCCCGATCTACTCATCGGCACTGAGCTCCTTCCTGACCAAGCGCAGCAGCCCGCTCACGGCTCCCATGTTCCTCAGCCTCTTCTCCCGGCACCCG ATGCTCTGTAAGAACCTGCTCCCCATCGTGGTCGAGCACGTGGCAAGCCACACGCGGCCCCGCCATCAG GCCCAGGCCTGCCTGCTGCTCCAGAAGACCCTGCCCACGCGGGAGCTGAGGCTGTGCTTTAAGGACCCCGAGTGGGAGCAGCTGCTGGACCAGATCCTGGCGAAGGTCACCGAG ACCCTGCGGACGCTGGGTGAGGCCGAGACCAAGTCAGGGCGCCAGAAGGAGCTGTCTTCCTTGGAGCTGCTCAACGTTCTCTTCAGGAACATCCATCACGAG AAGCTGACAATGGACCTGACCGCTGTCCTGGGCGTGCTGCAGAGCCAACAGCCGAGGCTGCAGCAGGGGCTACAGCAGGGGGCGCACTCGGCCGGCTCCAGCCGCCTCTATGATCTCTATTGGCAGGCCATGAAGTTCCTCGGAGTCCA GCGTCCCAAGTCAGAGAAGAAGgatgccaaggaagtccctaaggCCACGCCGAGCCCCATTAGCATGAAGCGGAAGAAAAAGGGGTTCTTGCCAGAGACCAAGAAGCGTAAGAAACGCAAGTCCGAGGGCGCCACGCAGGAGGAGGCGGCCAAGCCCTCAGCCGCCGGTGGGGACCAGCCCCCCAGCACtggcaagaggaagaggaagatcaaGCACAAGGGCCCAGCCCAGTCCCAGGCGCAGGGGCTGCCTGCCTCCAAGAGTCCGACCCCAGAGCCCCCTGCCACGAGCCCCAGCAGCCCCGCCAAGACCCCAAAGCCGCAGAAGAAAAATCGGAAGCTGTCCCAGGTGAGCAGGGCCACCCCCGTGTCTCCTGAGTCCCCCAAGGAGCCTGCTGCCAAAAAGCGTCAGAAGAATCTGCCCCAAAAGGGGGTTTCAGGCAAGTCGCCGCAGTCCGCACTGCCTCGGAGAAAGGCCAGGTTGTCTTTGGCCAGCAGGAGCCCCAGCCTCCTCCAGAGCGGGGTCAAGAAGAAGGGGCAGCTGAGGAAGGCGAAAAAGCTGTGA
- the GGT6 gene encoding LOW QUALITY PROTEIN: glutathione hydrolase 6 (The sequence of the model RefSeq protein was modified relative to this genomic sequence to represent the inferred CDS: inserted 9 bases in 5 codons) produces the protein MTCPGRLGQGLQRLSLDGGQAPWAVEPIAGPVLYQKLLVWEPSLESEEEEGEISEQLIPHPLGPQDSSGNKAGSLPGAGGRWLLPVREATPQSCASPGTLGSGAPPASGRSHRPGVYHRGSIIGPTATCSHLGGELSVAGGNVVDAGLAAALCLAVVHPHATGLGTVFWGLFHSSSSGNSTALTSDPXAPGLGLPSALPALHLLYTGFARLPSPHLLVGPTMLAQEGFLVDAAQGTKGLCPLLCHADGTPLGPGARATNPKLAAVLHRAALAPTPDLARDALLSLXGLEGPSARPMPTLEPALQLPVPQGILFTTPSPSAGLELLEAALQSGGXQPCPAPLQAAVSPGSSVLATMDSTASVLLTSSLNSSFSSGRLSPSAGVLLSKLVAESANSAWACPLILLDSSDDTXADMLGLMPSGTPAAAXVMTHSLLSHLAGPQTQAQQGPIESPGTCGQGTLLQVSAPAEHAHVSSVPSGCCSFQGF, from the exons ATGACGTGCCCAGGGAG GCTTGGGCAGGGCCTCCAAAGACTCAGCCTGGACGGCGGGCAGGCTCCGTGGGCCGTGGAACCCATAGCAGGGCCTGTGCTCTACCAGAAGCTGCTGGTCTGGGAACCAAGCCTGGAGTCTGAGGAGGAAGAGGGTGAGATATCAGAGCAGCTCATTCCACATCCCTTGGGGCCCCAGGACTCCTCTGG GAACAAGGCTGGCAGTCTGCCCGGGGCTGGTGGCCGTTGGCTTCTCCCTGTCCGTGAGGCAACTCCACAGAGCTGTGCCTCTCCAGGAACCTTGGGCTCTGGGGCCCCTCCAGCCAGTGGGCGCTCCCACAGGCCTGGCGTGTACCACCGCGGCAGCATCATCGGCCCTACAG CCACGTGCTCCCACCTGGGTGGAGAGCTGTCTGTTGCCGGGGGCAACGTCGTGGATGCTGGACTTGCAGCAGCTCTGTGTCTGGCGGTGGTGCATCCTCATGCCACAGGGCTAG GCACTGTGTTCTGGGGCCTCTTCCATAGTAGCTCCTCAGGCAACTCAACCGCCCTGACGTCAGACCC GGCCCCCGGCCTGGGGCTACCCTCGGCTCTGCCTGCCCTGCATTTGCTATACACAGGCTTTGCCCGCCTGCCCTCGCCACACCTGCTGGTAGGCCCCACCATGCTGGCTCAAGAGGGCTTTCTGGTAGACGCAGCCCAGGGCACAAAGGGCCTCTGTCCCCTACTTTGCCACGCTGATGGGACtcccctgggccctggggccCGAGCCACCAACCCCAAACTGGCAGCTGTGCTCCACCGGGCTGCACTtgctcccaccccagaccttGCCAGGGATGCTCTACTGAGTCT GGGGCTGGAGGGCCCCTCAGCTAGGCCCATGCCCACCTTGGAGCCAGCACTGCAGCTACCTGTGCCCCAGGGCATCCTGttcaccacccccagcccctcagctGGCCTGGAACTACTGGAGGCAGCTCTACAGTCCGGGG CACAGCCCTGCCCAGCACCCCTACAAGCTGCCGTCAGCCCCGGGAGCAGTGTCCTGGCCACCATGGACAGCACCGCCTCTGTGCTCCTTACCTCCTCGCTCAACAGTTCCTTCAGCTCTGGACGCCTGTCCCCAAGTGCCGGGGTTCTACTCAGCAAGCTGGTGGCCGAGTCTGCAAACAGTGCCTGGGCCTGTCCCCTCATCCTTCTTGACAGCTCAGATGACAC AGCCGACATGTTGGGGCTCATGCCTTCAGGGACCCCTGCAGCTGC AGTCATGACTCACTCACTGCTCAGCCACTTGGCTGGGCCCCAAACCCAGGCCCAGCAAGGACCAATAGAGAGCCCCGGAACTTGTGGCCAAGGGACCCTGCTTCAGGTGTCAGCCCCCGCAGAGCATGCCCATGTCTCTAGTGTCCCCAGTGGCTGCTGCTCCTTTCAGGGGTTTTAA
- the TEKT1 gene encoding tektin-1 isoform X2 yields MALLTRTLEETSEQIRLNRAAKYSLEKDLRDKFTALTIDDICFSLNNNSPDIKCSENVVRVEANSVSLEDWMDFSNTNVEKADKQRNNSLTLKALVDRTLSQTANDLSRQCDVVDTAFKNGLKETKDARDKLAAHLAKVMEEIASQEKNIAVLEKAILDQEGPAKVAHTRLETRTHRPNVELCHDGAQHRLIKEVHEITHNVARLKEMLAQAQVELRGLNGRQLALQEEIQVKENTIYIDEVLCMRVRKSIPPRGGDDHGKWAGDLDPDTVC; encoded by the exons ATGGCCCTGCTGACCCGCACCCTGGAGGAGACGTCCGAGCAGATCAG GCTGAACCGCGCTGCCAAGTACAGTCTTGAAAAGGACTTGCGGGACAAGTTTACAGCCCTGACCATTGATGATATCTGCTTCTCACTCAACAACAACTCGCCAGACATCAAATGTTCTGAGAACGTCGTGAGGGTTGAAGCAAA CTCTGTGAGTCTGGAAGACTGGATGGACTTCTCCAACACCAACGTGGAGAAGGCTGACAAGCAGAGGAACAACTCTCTGACGCTGAAGGCCCTCGTGGACCGAACCTTGTCCCAGACGGCCAACGACCTAAGCAGGCAATGTGACGTGGTGGACACCGCATTCAAGAATGGGCTGAAGGAGACCAAGGACGCCAGGGACAAGCTGGCTGCTCATCTGGCCAAG GTCATGGAAGAGATTGCCTCCCAGGAGAAAAATATCGCAGTTCTTGAAAAAGCCATCCTTGACCAAGAAGGACCTGCCAAGGTGGCTCATACACGCCTGGAGACCAGGACACATCGGCCTAATGTGGAGCTGTGTCACGACGGTGCACAGCACAGGCTGATCAAGGAGGTCCATGAGATCACCCACAACGTCGCAAG ATTAAAGGAAATGTTAGCCCAAGCTCAGGTAGAGCTGCGAGGCCTGAATGGCAGGCAGCTCGCCCTGCAGGAGGAGATCCAAGTCAAGGAGAATACCATCTACATCGACGAAGTGCTGTGTATGCGTGTGAGGAAGTCCATCCCTCCAAGGGGCGGGGATGACCACGGGAAGTGGGCCGGGGACCTCGACCCGGACACTGTCTGCTGA
- the TEKT1 gene encoding tektin-1 isoform X1 — protein MAKLLQHPPKFLPSEWHIANKNQYHRAEAQRSRSERLVAESQRLVNEIEKTTRKSQSDVNKKLEQRLEEVRFWKKELDDKLEQLVHATEDLLIYQTRLEKALESFKEPLDITEKCLEYREKRVGIDLVHDEVEQELIKEAEIIRGAMALLTRTLEETSEQIRLNRAAKYSLEKDLRDKFTALTIDDICFSLNNNSPDIKCSENVVRVEANSVSLEDWMDFSNTNVEKADKQRNNSLTLKALVDRTLSQTANDLSRQCDVVDTAFKNGLKETKDARDKLAAHLAKVMEEIASQEKNIAVLEKAILDQEGPAKVAHTRLETRTHRPNVELCHDGAQHRLIKEVHEITHNVARLKEMLAQAQVELRGLNGRQLALQEEIQVKENTIYIDEVLCMRVRKSIPPRGGDDHGKWAGDLDPDTVC, from the exons ATGGCCAAACTACTACAACATCCACCCAAGTTCTTGCCCTCAGAGTGGCACATTGCTAACAAGAACCAATACCACAGAGCAGAGGCCCAAAGGTCCCGGTCCGAACGCCTGGTGGCAGAAAGCCAGAGGCTTGtgaatgaaattgaaaagacCACAAGAAAATCTCAAAGCGATGTGAACAAGAAACTAG AGCAGAGGCTTGAGGAAGTCAGGTTCTGGAAGAAGGAGTTAGATGACAAACTTGAGCAGCTGGTGCACGCGACCGAAGATCTACTCATCTATCAGACCAGATTGGAGAAAGCCCTGGAGAGCTTTAAAGAGCCCTTGGACATCACTGAGAAGTGTCTGGAATACAG GGAGAAGCGAGTTGGCATTGACTTGGTCCACGATGAGGTAGAGCAGGAGCTGATCAAGGAGGCGGAGATCATCCGGGGGGCGATGGCCCTGCTGACCCGCACCCTGGAGGAGACGTCCGAGCAGATCAG GCTGAACCGCGCTGCCAAGTACAGTCTTGAAAAGGACTTGCGGGACAAGTTTACAGCCCTGACCATTGATGATATCTGCTTCTCACTCAACAACAACTCGCCAGACATCAAATGTTCTGAGAACGTCGTGAGGGTTGAAGCAAA CTCTGTGAGTCTGGAAGACTGGATGGACTTCTCCAACACCAACGTGGAGAAGGCTGACAAGCAGAGGAACAACTCTCTGACGCTGAAGGCCCTCGTGGACCGAACCTTGTCCCAGACGGCCAACGACCTAAGCAGGCAATGTGACGTGGTGGACACCGCATTCAAGAATGGGCTGAAGGAGACCAAGGACGCCAGGGACAAGCTGGCTGCTCATCTGGCCAAG GTCATGGAAGAGATTGCCTCCCAGGAGAAAAATATCGCAGTTCTTGAAAAAGCCATCCTTGACCAAGAAGGACCTGCCAAGGTGGCTCATACACGCCTGGAGACCAGGACACATCGGCCTAATGTGGAGCTGTGTCACGACGGTGCACAGCACAGGCTGATCAAGGAGGTCCATGAGATCACCCACAACGTCGCAAG ATTAAAGGAAATGTTAGCCCAAGCTCAGGTAGAGCTGCGAGGCCTGAATGGCAGGCAGCTCGCCCTGCAGGAGGAGATCCAAGTCAAGGAGAATACCATCTACATCGACGAAGTGCTGTGTATGCGTGTGAGGAAGTCCATCCCTCCAAGGGGCGGGGATGACCACGGGAAGTGGGCCGGGGACCTCGACCCGGACACTGTCTGCTGA